Proteins encoded within one genomic window of Flavobacterium oreochromis:
- a CDS encoding oligosaccharide flippase family protein, translating to MKEKINKILRIAKENKKVIENYFFMTILQVLNSFFYLLVYPYLIRVLGVESYGIFVFANSIAAYFLFFVNFGLELPSVKTVSVNVDNNIALSNILSHIFTAKLFLFVISSIVFLILLFSVPIFINNKLLFTILFVTNISAILFPQWFFQGIQKMRVVTYIQILSKFITLPFVFFFVKSKEDLLIYVAIMSLGNVLAGIIAFFIVLSKGLKITIKPLSESFIYLKEALPFFYTYLAGTIKEYSIPLFIGFF from the coding sequence ATGAAAGAAAAAATTAATAAGATTTTACGCATTGCTAAAGAAAATAAAAAAGTCATAGAGAATTATTTCTTTATGACTATTTTGCAAGTTTTAAATTCTTTTTTCTATTTATTGGTATATCCATATTTAATTAGGGTTTTAGGTGTAGAATCTTATGGAATATTTGTTTTTGCTAACTCTATTGCTGCTTATTTTTTATTTTTTGTAAACTTTGGCTTAGAATTACCATCTGTAAAAACAGTTTCAGTAAATGTTGATAACAATATTGCTTTAAGTAATATTTTATCTCATATTTTTACAGCTAAGCTTTTTTTGTTTGTTATATCTTCGATAGTTTTTTTGATACTCCTTTTTTCTGTACCGATATTTATAAATAATAAGTTACTTTTTACTATACTTTTTGTTACGAACATTTCTGCAATTCTTTTTCCTCAGTGGTTTTTTCAAGGAATTCAAAAAATGAGAGTTGTTACATACATACAAATTTTATCTAAGTTTATTACTTTGCCATTTGTTTTCTTTTTCGTGAAATCAAAAGAAGATCTTTTAATATATGTTGCAATTATGTCATTAGGTAATGTTTTGGCAGGTATAATTGCTTTTTTTATAGTTCTCTCTAAAGGCCTAAAAATTACTATAAAACCATTATCTGAATCATTCATTTATTTGAAGGAAGCTCTTCCTTTTTTCTATACATACTTAGCAGGAACTATTAAAGAATATAGTATTCCTCTTTTTATTGGTTTTTTTTAA
- a CDS encoding phosphomannose isomerase type II C-terminal cupin domain translates to MEHDVRPWGEYWVLGNASTHKVKRILVNPGGRLSLQYHFKRSEVWTIIEGIGTITINNNIQDYCPGQVAQIPQGAHHRIENKTNNPLIFIEVQYGTYFGEDDIVRVEDDYNRK, encoded by the coding sequence ATGGAACACGATGTAAGACCTTGGGGTGAATATTGGGTGTTGGGAAATGCCTCAACACATAAGGTAAAAAGAATTTTAGTTAATCCTGGAGGAAGACTTTCTTTACAATATCATTTTAAAAGAAGTGAAGTGTGGACAATTATAGAAGGTATAGGCACTATAACTATTAACAATAATATTCAAGATTATTGCCCTGGACAAGTTGCTCAAATACCTCAGGGAGCTCACCATAGAATCGAAAATAAAACGAATAACCCTTTAATTTTTATCGAAGTTCAATACGGTACATATTTTGGCGAAGATGATATTGTAAGGGTAGAAGATGATTATAATAGAAAGTAA
- a CDS encoding mannose-1-phosphate guanylyltransferase — protein MNKISTVILSGGIGSRLWPLSRKSVPKQYLPLFNNKNLFSLTIDRNISITNKFILVGNESNVELGSNEFTNLGIDFLKITETLPKNTAAAIAFSAFASNLDDILLVVPSDHIIVDVENYHKSVNHAITLAEQGNIVTFGIIPTKPETGFGYIESDGENVISFREKPNKETAISFLNAKKFFWNSGMFCFKVSVLLDELLKFEPKIFEASKFAWDNSIDGILQTSYMENIISKSIDYAVMERSNKIKVVLGDFGWSDLGSFESLYEYFANNGNEPDENGNMYIGFKDKFFQFLGLQNTILVETEDANLILRKENSQEVKNIYEKLEKIDSPLIK, from the coding sequence ATGAATAAGATAAGTACAGTTATATTGTCAGGAGGTATAGGTAGTCGTCTTTGGCCACTTTCTAGAAAGAGTGTGCCTAAGCAATATTTACCTTTGTTTAATAATAAAAATTTATTTTCATTAACTATTGATAGAAACATTAGTATAACTAATAAATTTATACTTGTAGGTAACGAAAGTAATGTTGAGTTAGGCTCTAATGAATTTACTAATTTAGGAATTGATTTTTTAAAGATTACTGAAACTTTACCTAAAAATACTGCTGCAGCTATTGCTTTTTCAGCTTTTGCTTCAAATTTAGATGATATTTTACTTGTAGTACCTTCAGATCATATTATAGTTGATGTTGAAAATTACCATAAAAGTGTTAATCATGCTATAACTTTAGCAGAACAAGGTAATATTGTTACTTTTGGTATCATACCAACTAAACCTGAAACTGGTTTCGGATACATTGAAAGCGATGGTGAAAATGTCATTAGTTTTAGAGAAAAACCAAATAAAGAAACAGCGATTTCATTCCTTAATGCAAAAAAATTCTTCTGGAATAGTGGAATGTTTTGTTTTAAAGTATCGGTATTGTTAGATGAATTGCTTAAATTTGAACCTAAAATATTTGAGGCCTCTAAGTTTGCGTGGGATAATTCTATTGATGGAATTCTACAAACTTCTTACATGGAGAATATTATTTCTAAGAGTATTGATTATGCAGTTATGGAGAGAAGTAATAAGATCAAAGTAGTTTTAGGAGATTTTGGTTGGTCTGATTTAGGTTCTTTTGAATCTTTATATGAGTATTTTGCTAATAACGGAAATGAACCTGATGAGAATGGTAATATGTATATAGGTTTTAAGGATAAATTTTTTCAATTTCTTGGACTTCAAAATACAATTTTAGTTGAAACTGAAGATGCTAATTTAATTCTTAGAAAAGAAAATTCTCAGGAGGTAAAAAATATATATGAAAAATTAGAGAAAATTGACTCTCCTTTAATAAAATAA
- the rfbA gene encoding glucose-1-phosphate thymidylyltransferase RfbA: protein MKGIILAGGSGTRLHPLTQVVSKQLLPVYDKPMIYYPLSVLMLAGIKEILIISTPHDLPNFKRLFGDGSQLGMQLSYVEQPSPDGLAQAFILGQEFIGDDDVCLILGDNIFYGAGLQNLLTNAVNIVKEKNEATVFGYYVDDPERYGVAEFDPNGKVLSIEEKPVEPKSNFAVVGLYFYPNSVVEIAKNVKPSDRGELEITTVNQRYLEQGELNLQLMGRGFAWLDTGTHESLTEATEFVKAVEKRTGLKIACIEEVAYRKGFISKEEFGKCAEGLGKSTYAEYLRKVSK, encoded by the coding sequence ATGAAAGGAATAATTTTAGCAGGAGGTTCGGGGACTCGCTTGCATCCTTTAACGCAAGTGGTATCAAAACAATTGTTACCTGTTTATGATAAACCCATGATTTATTACCCGCTTTCTGTATTAATGTTAGCAGGAATAAAGGAGATTTTAATTATTTCTACACCTCATGATTTGCCTAATTTTAAGCGATTATTTGGAGATGGAAGCCAATTGGGAATGCAATTGTCGTATGTAGAACAACCCTCACCTGATGGATTAGCACAAGCATTCATTTTAGGACAAGAATTTATAGGTGATGACGATGTGTGTTTAATCCTTGGAGATAATATTTTCTACGGTGCAGGATTACAAAACTTATTAACGAACGCTGTAAATATTGTAAAGGAAAAGAATGAAGCTACAGTGTTTGGATACTATGTAGATGATCCCGAACGCTATGGTGTAGCTGAATTTGATCCTAATGGTAAAGTATTATCAATTGAAGAAAAGCCTGTAGAACCAAAATCTAATTTTGCAGTAGTAGGACTTTATTTTTATCCAAATTCAGTTGTTGAAATTGCTAAAAATGTAAAGCCATCAGATCGTGGCGAATTAGAAATTACTACCGTGAACCAAAGGTACTTGGAACAAGGTGAATTAAATCTGCAATTAATGGGACGAGGTTTCGCTTGGTTAGATACTGGTACACATGAATCGTTAACTGAAGCAACCGAATTTGTGAAAGCTGTAGAAAAAAGAACAGGTTTAAAAATTGCATGTATTGAAGAGGTAGCTTATCGTAAAGGATTTATTTCTAAAGAGGAATTTGGTAAATGTGCAGAAGGACTTGGTAAGAGTACTTATGCGGAGTATTTAAGAAAAGTTTCTAAATAG
- the rfbB gene encoding dTDP-glucose 4,6-dehydratase, with translation MRKNILITGGAGFIGSHVVRQFVKKYSNYHIYNLDALTYAGNLENIKDIQDEPNYTFLKGDIVDADFIDQIFQEYQFEGVLHLAAESHVDRSITDPLAFVKTNIIGTVNLLNAAKMIWGDNYEGKRFYHISTDEVYGTLGTSGLFTETTSYDPNSPYSASKASSDHFVRAYGETYGLPYVLTNCSNNYGPYHFPEKLIPLFINNIINKKPLPVYGDGNYTRDWLFVKDHAVAIDLVFHKGKNHETYNIGGFNEWKNIDLVRLLCQKMDQKLGRNEGESAELITYVKDRPGHDLRYAIDASKINKELGWSPSVTFEEGLEETINWYLENTGWLNNVTSGEYAKYYEKQYQ, from the coding sequence ATGAGAAAAAATATATTAATTACAGGTGGAGCAGGATTCATAGGTTCACATGTAGTAAGACAATTTGTTAAAAAATATTCAAATTATCATATCTATAATTTAGACGCTTTGACTTACGCAGGTAATTTAGAAAATATAAAAGATATACAAGATGAGCCTAATTATACCTTCTTAAAGGGAGATATAGTAGATGCTGATTTTATTGATCAAATCTTTCAAGAATATCAATTTGAAGGAGTTTTACATTTGGCAGCTGAGTCACATGTAGATCGCTCAATTACAGATCCTTTAGCTTTTGTTAAAACTAATATAATAGGGACTGTTAATTTGCTTAATGCTGCTAAGATGATTTGGGGGGATAATTACGAAGGAAAACGTTTTTATCACATATCTACTGATGAAGTTTATGGAACTCTAGGAACGTCAGGTTTATTTACAGAAACAACATCTTATGACCCTAATTCACCCTATTCAGCTTCTAAAGCAAGTTCCGATCACTTTGTACGTGCATATGGAGAAACTTATGGATTACCTTACGTGTTGACTAATTGTTCAAATAATTATGGTCCCTATCATTTTCCAGAAAAATTAATTCCTCTTTTCATTAATAATATTATCAATAAGAAACCATTGCCTGTTTACGGAGATGGTAATTATACTCGTGATTGGTTATTCGTAAAAGATCATGCGGTTGCAATAGATTTAGTTTTTCATAAGGGAAAGAATCATGAAACCTATAATATAGGAGGTTTTAATGAATGGAAAAATATTGATTTAGTTCGTTTACTTTGTCAAAAAATGGATCAGAAACTTGGTCGAAATGAAGGAGAATCAGCTGAGTTAATTACATATGTAAAAGATAGACCAGGACATGATTTGCGTTATGCAATCGATGCCTCAAAAATAAATAAAGAATTAGGTTGGTCACCATCTGTTACCTTTGAAGAAGGTTTAGAAGAAACAATTAATTGGTATTTAGAAAATACAGGATGGCTAAATAATGTCACTTCAGGAGAATACGCAAAATATTACGAAAAACAATATCAATAA